Proteins from a single region of Theileria parva strain Muguga chromosome 1, complete sequence, whole genome shotgun sequence:
- a CDS encoding putative integral membrane protein, protein MEVTLRERVPAKHKEMPVEDDSMGFKVIKDFCVDKMSCWPLKVFMVLICVIQVSTAVIFVHLTAKLYSKGMKSKKFYRGGGYHLITSAIIGTGAGIATSIMIEAPKYQAMVITTSCMLFLMSIFLAGFRGLVSGILGAVPGTIAIWSFYDYQNCHLYGGVAGFVLGVMVGGLRIAYNLDSIERYINSQYLVLSENEIQRLSSSMDLSD, encoded by the exons atggaaGTCACATTACGCGAGAGAGTGCCAGCAAAACATAAAGAAATGCCAGTTGAGGATGATAGCATGGGATTCAAAGTA ataaaGGACTTCTGCGTAGATAAAATGTCCTGCTGGCCATTAAAGGTGTTCATGGTGCTTATCTGTGTAATCCAAGTGTCGACGGCTGTAATTTTTGTACATCTGACCGCGAAACTGTACTCTAAA GGAATGAAGAGTAAGAAGTTCTACAGAGGGGGTGGATATCACCTGATAACCTCAGCGATAATAGGAACAGGTGCAGGTATTGCGACATCAATAATGATAGAAGCGCCTAAATACCAGGCTATGGTCATTACCACATCTTGTATGCTCTTTTTAATGTCGATTTTTCTAGCCGGTTTTAG AGGTTTGGTTTCTGGAATACTGGGCGCAGTACCTGGTACAATAGCAATTTGGTCGTTCTACGATTATCAAAACTGCCACTTAT ATGGAGGAGTTGCAGGATTTGTTTTGGGAGTTATGGTTGGGGGTCTTAGAATAGCTTACAACCTAGACTCCATTGAAAGGTACATAAACTCTCAGTACCTGGTTTTAAG CGAGAATGAAATCCAACGACTATCATCGAGCATGGATTTAAGTGACTGA